The Blattabacterium cuenoti sequence TAGAAGAAAGTTCCCTTAGGAGATGATGAGACATCTCTAACGCTAGAGGCATATAATTTTCTGTTTCATTAATTGCGTACCCAAACACAATTCCCTGATCTCCAGCTCCTTGATCTTCTTTATTCAAACTTTTTATTCCCTGTAATAGATCCATAGACTGTTCTTGAATAGCAGAAAGAATTCCACAAGAATCAGCATTGAACCTATATTCATTTTTAGTATATCCAATTTTTCTAAGTAGATCACGTGCTATTTTATGAACATTCACATAAGTTTTAGAATTCACTTCTCCAGATAAGATGATTTGTCCTGTCGTCACTAAAGTTTCTATAGCTACTTTTGCTTCTGGATCATCTACCAAAAAATGATCTAATATAGCATCCGATATCTGATCCGAAATTTTATCAGGATGTCCTTCTGAAACAGATTCACTAGTGAATAAATAAGCCATTTTTTTTCTTTGATGACGGATATTTTAACTTTTTTTTTCCTTCATCCATTCTATTTATTTTAGATTCTATTTTGAATATTAATGGATTCTTGATGCAATAGTTTGAAAATACCTTCAAGAAGTCCTTCCGAAATACCTAAACTTTTACCTAATTTTAAATACTTTTTCATAATAGAATCCCACCGATTTGGTTGCACAATCGTTATATCTGCAGCTTTCTTCAAAGCTCCTAATTTTTTGGAAATTTTCATTCTTTCTCCTAATAGAGCAATAATATTTTCATCTATTTCATCAATAAATATTCTTAAATAATCTAAATTATTCTGGTTTGTGTCATGACATGTATTAGAATCGGTCAACTCTTTTAACATTTCTAAAAGTTTTTCCGGAGTAATCTGTTGTTGAGCATCACTCCAAGCATGATCTGGATCACAATGACTTTCTATCATCAATCCATCATATTTAAAATGATAAGCAGTTTTTGCAATATCTAAAATTCCTTCTTTATTTCCGCAAATATGTGAAGGATCACAGATTATAGGAATTCTAGGAATCATATTCCTAAAACTGAACAAAAGATTCCAATTTGGTTGATTACGGTATTTCGATGTTTTATAAGTGTAAAAACCACGGTGAATCACACCTAACTTTCTTATTCCTTTTGCTAATAAACGTTCTAAAGCTCCTATCCACAATTCTAGATCGGGGTGTATAGGATTTTTGACTAAAATAATTTTATCTTCTTTCCCTTCTAAAGAATCTGCTATCTCTTGAACCGTAAATGGACTTGCTGTGCTTCTTGCTCCTATCCAAAGAATATCTATATCAAAGGATAACGCCAATTTGACATGTTCTGCATTGGCTATTTCCGTAGCAACCATTAATCCTGTATGTTTTTTTACATTCTTTAGCCATTCAAGTCCATTTTTTCCTATTCCTTCAAAATTATTTGGTTTAGTTCTAGGTTTCCATATCCCTGCTCTAAATACTTGTACATAGGATGGATCTAACTTTCTAGCTGTTTCCATTATTTGTTGTTCGCTCTCTGCACTACAAGGACCAGATATTGTTAGAGGTTTATCAAATTTTTCAATCCAAGACCTGTCTATACTATTATTCATAATATCTTTTTCCATCACAATACATTTAATTTATACATATTTTTTTTTTATCTTGTTGGCCTTTTTTATATACTGATCAATTTTATGAAATTCTTTATTTTTTAAATAGTTACGAAATATTTCTAAATGATTCATATAAGCATCTATAGCTTGAATCAAATTATTTCTATTAGAAATAAAAATAGGTAACCACGTTTCAGGATTGCTTATCGCTAAACGTGTAGTAGAATGCAACCCACTTCCCATCATATTATGAAATATATCTTCCTCCTTATCATTTTCAAATTTTTTTAAAACCGTATTAGCTAAAGAAAAGGATATGACATGAGGTAAATGAGATCCATAAGAAATATAAAAATCATGTTCTTTGGAAGTTAGATAAATCCTACGCATTTTCATAGTAGAGTAAATTTTTTCTGCCATAGCAATCGCATCTGGAGCACTAAGTTCAGAATCGCAAAAAATACAATTCTTTTTATAAAAAAGATCTGAATGAGCTGAAATAGGTCCAGAATTTTCAATTCCTGCAATAGGATGTGTAGCCACAAAACGACTTCTTTTTGGATGAGAATATACCCCATTACAAATATCATGTTTTGTAGATCCAGTATCTAAAATAACTGTATCCATCGTGATTTTGTTGAGAATATTTGGAAGTATTTTTTCTATCCCATCTACAGGAATAGATAAAACAATAACGGAAGATTGTAGAATAAGATCGTGTAAAGGAATTATCTCATCTACAATTCCAAGTTTTACGGCATGCAAAGCATTTTCTTGATTAGAGTCTGTTCCTAGATATTTATCTCCAAAATTGTGTTTTCGTAACCCTAAACTAATTGATCCTCCGATCAAACCTAATCCTATAATTCCAATATTCATGAAAAAATTCTGTTTTTTGCTTCTTCCAAAGTATTGACAGGACAACACATAGATAATCTGACATATCCTTTTCCATGATCCCCAAAAATGCTTCCAGGTGTAATAAATATGTGATAATTTTTGAGAATGTTTTCTGACCATCTACGATCATTTTGATCTACATCTGTAATTCTTGCCCAAACAAAGATTCCAGAACGATTTCTACTATATTCTAAATATAGACGATCACATATATCCCATAGAATTTTTTGACGTTTTAAATATTCTGTATTCAGTTTTTTAAACCATTCTGAATCATGATTCATGGCTTCTATAGCCCCAATTTGTATGGGATAATACATCCCAGAATCCATTTGGCTTTTTACTTTTATGATATTTTGAATAAATTCAGGTTTTCCTATTACCATTCCAACACGCCATCCTGCCATATTATAACTTTTACTTAAAGAATTTAATTCTAAAGCAATATCTTTAGCTTCTTTAACATGAAAAATACTCAATGGACGTTGATTATTTAAGATGAAACTATAAGGATTATCGTGAACAAGTAAAATATGGTTTCTTTTAGCAAAGAAAACCACTTCTTCTAATTGTTCCAGATTGATAGTGGCACCTGTAGGCATATGAGGATAATTAATCCACATTATCTTTACATTAGACAGATTTTTATTCTCCAAAAATGAGATGTTTGGAACCCAATCATTGTTTTCATAAAGATCATAATAAATAATTTCCGATTCTAAAAGTTTAGAGATCGATGAATATGTTGGATATCCTGGATTTGGGATTAAAACTTGATCTCCTTTGTCTAAATAAGACATGCTTATATGCATAATTCCCTCTTTAGACCCCATTAAAGGTAATATTTCATTGTTAGGATCCACTTTTACTTGATAAGTTTTTCCATACCAATTAGCCATGGCTTTACGCAAATTTTCTATCCCAATATAGCTTTGATAAGTGTTTGCATACTCCAAATTCGATGCTTCTTTCATTTTATAGATCACCCCATTTGGAGGAAGAAGATCCGGATTCCCAATTCCTAAATTAATCACTTCTATCCCATTCTTTTCAAGAAGATGAATCTCTTTCATTTTTTCGGAAAAAAAGTATTCCGATATTTGATGCATTCTTTTTGCTGCTGCAATCATTAAGATTTGATTATACCATTTTTATATTCTCCCATAATAGAAAATTGATGAAGACATGGAATTTTTTGTATACGTTCTTTCATCATCTCATAATCTTTTATATTATTGAATATAATATCTACATAAAATGAATATTCCCAAGGTCTTTGGATGATAGGAATAGATTGTATTTTTGTCATATTAATTCCAATATTGGATATAAGACTCAAAATCTGAGACAGACTTCCAGTAGTATGTAAAATTTTGAAGCTTAGTGAAGCTTTATTAAAATTATTTTCTTTTTTCGAAAAATTTTTAATAACAAAAAATCTGGTAAAGTTCCTTGCAATGGTTTGTATATTTTTATAAAGTATTTCTAACCCATATTCTTTAGCCGCATCTTCCGATGCAATCGCAGCTAAACCTTTTTTTTTATTACATTGAGAAATGTATTTAGCGGCAGCTGCGGTATCCGAGTATTTGGATATTTTTATATGAGGATGTGCCTCTATAAAAGATTCACATTGTAAAAGAGCCATAGGATGAGAATAAATTTCCTTGATATCTTTTACTTTATGTCCAGGCAAAGCCATTAAATGATGTTGTATCGGCATGTATACTTCTCCAACTATTCTCAAATTGTATTCAGATAAAAGACTGTAGTTTGTCAATATAGTTCCCGCTATGGTATTTTCTATAGCCATCACTCCAATATCTACATTGGATTTAGCTACAGAATTGGCCAACTCTCTAAAAGAAGAACATTCCATCAATTGATAATGACAACCCTCAAAATATCTGGAAACTGCGGCATGATGAAAACACCCCTTTACCCCTTGTATAGCTATTCTTTTCAATCTACAGACATCGTCTAGTACGCACGATCCAAAGGTATAAAATAATTTTGTTTTATGCAATTTCATTCTGGTTTTTTTCAGGAGGGGAAAACGGTTAACTTTATGTTTTCATTTCATATTTATTTTAAATATGCCAAAAAATAGGGATCCTATAAAAGGATGGAAAAAAGAGAATAAGTATCCTTCCCTGTCGGAAGTTTTTTCTTCTGTTTCTGTTCCTCAAGAAAAAGGAAAATGGAAAAAATTATTGGCTTTCACTGGACCAGGATTATTGATTGCCGTTGGGTATATGGATCCAGGAAATTGGGCTACAGATATTGCTGGAGGAGCTCAATTCGGATACACGCTTTTGTCCGTTATTTTTATATCCAATCTTTTTGCTATCATCTTACAACATTTGGCTCTGAAATTAGGAATTGTTTGTGAACGGGATTTAGCACAAGCTTGTAGAGACCATTATCCTCCATTTATTAGTTTTATATTATGGATTTTATGTGAAATAGCTATTGCCGCTTGTGACTTAGCAGAAATTATTGGTTCTGTCTTAGCTTTAAAATTGCTTTTTGGGATTCCCATAACATGGGGGGTATTAATTACTGCTATAGATGTTTTGCTTATTTTATTTTTTCAATACAAAGGATTCAGATACATTGAGAGTGTAGTTGCCGCGTTAATCTTTACAATTTTAGTTTGTTTTAGTTTTGAAATTATTAGTTCTAAACCAGAAATTATTCCCATTTTAAAAGGAATTATCCCTAATCCGGAAATAATTAAAAATTCACATTCGTTCTATATATCTATTGGAATTCTCGGGGCAACAGTCATGCCTCATAATCTATACCTACATTCAAGTATTATACAAACTAGGAATTATCCACGTACTATTGAAGGGAAAAAGATGGCCATAAAATATGCGACTATAGATAGTACATTATCTTTATCCTTAGCTTTTTTTATCAATGCGGCTATATTAATTATATCTTCCGCTACATTTCATAGATCTGGACATACAGAGGTAGCAGATATTATGGACGCACATAAACTTTTAAACCCTCTACTCGGTTCTAGTCTATCTGGAATTTTTTTTGCTTTAGCTTTACTAGCATCAGGACAAAATTCCACACTTACTGGAACTATGGCTGGACAAATTGTAATGGAAGGCTTTCTTCACATTCGATTAAAACCATGGATAAGAAGATTAATAACAAGACTTATCGCTATTGTTCCAGCTATGATTGCTTCTATCATTTATGGAGAGAAAGGAACTGCTGAATTATTAATAATTAGTCAAATTATTTTATCAATACAATTAAGTTTCGCTATTATCCCATTGGTAAATTTCACAGGAGATTCTGATAAAATGGGATCATTTGTCAATGGACCTGTTTTAAAAATATTAGCTTGGTTTATCACCATCATTATTGTGATACTCAATTTATTTTTATTATATGACACTTTATCAATAAATTAGGAAGCTATTACTTCAAAATTTAGGATCAGTTCCCGTTGACGATGCAAACGTATATATGCCTGATGTTTTCCAATCGTTTTAATAACTCTATTTCCAGGAATCCTAATAAATTTTTTTTCTATAGAAATCCCTTCTTTGTGCAAAGCTTCCATCAATTCTTGATTATTAATTGAACCGAACAATTTTCCTCCTCTTCCTACTTTAGCTGTTATTTTTATAGTCAATTGTTTTAATTGTTTTTCTATTTCTTTGGATTTTTCAATGAAAAAACTTTCTTTTTTAGAGCGTTGTTTTAATATTTCTTGAATATTTTTTACTTCTCCAGGTAAAGCGAGAATCGCATACCCTTTAGGAATTAAATAGTTTCTAGCATATCCTGGTTTCACATTTAATTCATCATATTGAAAACCCAAATTTTCCACGTCTTTTTTGAGAATAATTTTCATTTTTTCATCTTAAGTCATCTGTAACAAAAGGTAAAAGTCCAATTTGTCGGCATCTTTTTATAGCCGCATTTAATTTATTTTGATTCTTTTGTAAAGTTCCTGTAATACGACGTGGTAATATTTTACCTTGCGCATTCAAGAATTTGATCAAAAATGTAGGATCTTTATAATCTATATACTTAATATTTCTTTGTTGAAAATAACAATATTTTTTTTCTATTTTAGTTTCTATCTTAAGAGGAGACAAGTATCTTAAGTCACTGTCTGCCCCTTGTTGTTGTTTTGTATTTGTATTATGATGGTTTTGCTCCTCTTCTAAAATCATAATTATTGGTCTTTTTTTAATAACTTATTTCTCCTTCTTTCTGCATATTCTATCCCATATTTATTTAATTTTACAGTGATAAAACGTAAAATACGTTCGTCTTGTCTTAATTTCAATTCTAAATCATATACTAAATTAGAACTTAATAAAAACTCAAATAGATGATAACATCCACTTTGTTTTTTTTGAATAGGATAAGCTAATTTTTTTAATCCCCAATGTTCCTGATGAACGATTTTTCCATTTTTTTGAATGAGATAATTTTCATACTCTTTTGCCGTTTTTTTTGCTTGATCATCAGACAAAATAGGAGTGATTATCATGATATTTTCATAATGTCTCAGCATTTGAATTTTTTTTTGCAAAAGTGTAAATCTATGTCTTTATGTTCTTTTTTCAAAAAAATCTAGATTTTTTCTCTTATTTTTTTCATTAATTTATCTATCCGTTGGATGCTTTTCTCCTTTCCTAAAATTTCCAAAATCATGAAAAGATCAGTCCCTTTTAGGGAC is a genomic window containing:
- a CDS encoding prephenate dehydratase, which encodes MKRIAIQGVKGCFHHAAVSRYFEGCHYQLMECSSFRELANSVAKSNVDIGVMAIENTIAGTILTNYSLLSEYNLRIVGEVYMPIQHHLMALPGHKVKDIKEIYSHPMALLQCESFIEAHPHIKISKYSDTAAAAKYISQCNKKKGLAAIASEDAAKEYGLEILYKNIQTIARNFTRFFVIKNFSKKENNFNKASLSFKILHTTGSLSQILSLISNIGINMTKIQSIPIIQRPWEYSFYVDIIFNNIKDYEMMKERIQKIPCLHQFSIMGEYKNGIIKS
- a CDS encoding Nramp family divalent metal transporter translates to MPKNRDPIKGWKKENKYPSLSEVFSSVSVPQEKGKWKKLLAFTGPGLLIAVGYMDPGNWATDIAGGAQFGYTLLSVIFISNLFAIILQHLALKLGIVCERDLAQACRDHYPPFISFILWILCEIAIAACDLAEIIGSVLALKLLFGIPITWGVLITAIDVLLILFFQYKGFRYIESVVAALIFTILVCFSFEIISSKPEIIPILKGIIPNPEIIKNSHSFYISIGILGATVMPHNLYLHSSIIQTRNYPRTIEGKKMAIKYATIDSTLSLSLAFFINAAILIISSATFHRSGHTEVADIMDAHKLLNPLLGSSLSGIFFALALLASGQNSTLTGTMAGQIVMEGFLHIRLKPWIRRLITRLIAIVPAMIASIIYGEKGTAELLIISQIILSIQLSFAIIPLVNFTGDSDKMGSFVNGPVLKILAWFITIIIVILNLFLLYDTLSIN
- the rplI gene encoding 50S ribosomal protein L9 produces the protein MKIILKKDVENLGFQYDELNVKPGYARNYLIPKGYAILALPGEVKNIQEILKQRSKKESFFIEKSKEIEKQLKQLTIKITAKVGRGGKLFGSINNQELMEALHKEGISIEKKFIRIPGNRVIKTIGKHQAYIRLHRQRELILNFEVIAS
- a CDS encoding bifunctional 3-deoxy-7-phosphoheptulonate synthase/chorismate mutase type II produces the protein MEKDIMNNSIDRSWIEKFDKPLTISGPCSAESEQQIMETARKLDPSYVQVFRAGIWKPRTKPNNFEGIGKNGLEWLKNVKKHTGLMVATEIANAEHVKLALSFDIDILWIGARSTASPFTVQEIADSLEGKEDKIILVKNPIHPDLELWIGALERLLAKGIRKLGVIHRGFYTYKTSKYRNQPNWNLLFSFRNMIPRIPIICDPSHICGNKEGILDIAKTAYHFKYDGLMIESHCDPDHAWSDAQQQITPEKLLEMLKELTDSNTCHDTNQNNLDYLRIFIDEIDENIIALLGERMKISKKLGALKKAADITIVQPNRWDSIMKKYLKLGKSLGISEGLLEGIFKLLHQESINIQNRI
- the rpsR gene encoding 30S ribosomal protein S18, giving the protein MILEEEQNHHNTNTKQQQGADSDLRYLSPLKIETKIEKKYCYFQQRNIKYIDYKDPTFLIKFLNAQGKILPRRITGTLQKNQNKLNAAIKRCRQIGLLPFVTDDLR
- a CDS encoding pyridoxal phosphate-dependent aminotransferase, which gives rise to MIAAAKRMHQISEYFFSEKMKEIHLLEKNGIEVINLGIGNPDLLPPNGVIYKMKEASNLEYANTYQSYIGIENLRKAMANWYGKTYQVKVDPNNEILPLMGSKEGIMHISMSYLDKGDQVLIPNPGYPTYSSISKLLESEIIYYDLYENNDWVPNISFLENKNLSNVKIMWINYPHMPTGATINLEQLEEVVFFAKRNHILLVHDNPYSFILNNQRPLSIFHVKEAKDIALELNSLSKSYNMAGWRVGMVIGKPEFIQNIIKVKSQMDSGMYYPIQIGAIEAMNHDSEWFKKLNTEYLKRQKILWDICDRLYLEYSRNRSGIFVWARITDVDQNDRRWSENILKNYHIFITPGSIFGDHGKGYVRLSMCCPVNTLEEAKNRIFS
- the rpsF gene encoding 30S ribosomal protein S6 — encoded protein: MLRHYENIMIITPILSDDQAKKTAKEYENYLIQKNGKIVHQEHWGLKKLAYPIQKKQSGCYHLFEFLLSSNLVYDLELKLRQDERILRFITVKLNKYGIEYAERRRNKLLKKDQ
- a CDS encoding prephenate dehydrogenase, translating into MNIGIIGLGLIGGSISLGLRKHNFGDKYLGTDSNQENALHAVKLGIVDEIIPLHDLILQSSVIVLSIPVDGIEKILPNILNKITMDTVILDTGSTKHDICNGVYSHPKRSRFVATHPIAGIENSGPISAHSDLFYKKNCIFCDSELSAPDAIAMAEKIYSTMKMRRIYLTSKEHDFYISYGSHLPHVISFSLANTVLKKFENDKEEDIFHNMMGSGLHSTTRLAISNPETWLPIFISNRNNLIQAIDAYMNHLEIFRNYLKNKEFHKIDQYIKKANKIKKKYV